Below is a window of Arthrobacter sp. ERGS1:01 DNA.
GACGCCGTCGTGATCACGGTCAGCGACACGGGCGCGGGCATCGACCCCGGCTTCCTGCCGCGCATCTTCGACAGGTTTGCCCGGGCGGACTCGGCCCGTTCCGGCACGGACGGCACCACCGGGCTGGGCCTGCCCATCGTCAAGGCGATCGTGGAATCCCACGGTGGCAGCATTGCCGTGGCAAGCAGCCAAGCCGGCACCGAGTTCAGCATCTCGCTGCCGGTAGCCGGCCCGGCCTGACACCTCGGCCTGGCCGGCGTCGGACCCGTTCCACAACCCACAGCCTGCACCTAAGTTCGGTCTAAACTGGGCTGATTTTGCCCCGCGATGGTTGAACCATGACGACAACATCGAGCCCCCAAGAACTCCTGGAACCGCGGGCGTCCCGGGAACCCGCGCCGCAGGACGCCCCGTCCGGCCAAACCGCCGGCATGCCCCACACCGCGCCGGCCATGGTGGACATCACCATTCCGGTCTACAACGAGGAACGGAGCCTGGAAAGTTGCGTCCGGCGACTGCACCGCCACCTCGCCGAGAACTTTCCCTACACGTACTCCATCACCCTGGCGGACAACGCCAGCACCGACTCCACGCTCGCCATTGCCACCGAGCTTTCCCGCGAGATCAGCGGCGTCCGCGTGCTGCACCTGGGCATGAAGGGCCGCGGGCACGCGCTGCGGACGGCGTGGCTGGCCTCGCAATCGCCCATCGTGGCGTACATGGATGTGGACCTTTCCACGGACCTGAACGCGCTCGGCACCCTGGTTGCCCCGCTCGTCTCCGGCCACTCGGACCTTGCCGTGGGGACCCGGCTGTCCCGGACGTCCCGGGTGGTCCGCGGCCCGAAGCGCGAGTTCATCTCCCGCAGCTATAACCTGCTCCTGCGCGGATTCCTCGCCGCACATTTCAGCGACGCCCAATGCGGCTTCAAGGCCATCCGGACCGACGTGGCACGCCAGCTCCTGCCCCACACCCTCGACGATGCCTGGTTCTTCGACACCGAACTGCTGGTGCTGGCGGAGCGATGCGGGCTGCGCGTCCACGAGGTTCCCGTGGACTGGACGGACGATCCCGACTCGAAGGTGGACATCAGGGCGACGGCCGTGGCAGACCTGCGCGGAATGCTCCGGATCAGCCGCGACCTTGTCAACGGTCGCATCCCGGTCGCGGAACTGCGGGCGGCCATGGCGCGAAAACCGCTTGCCGACGACGGCGCGGCGGGGCGGCACAGGCTGGTGGGCCAGCTCCTGCGCTTCGCCATGGTGGGGCTCGCCTCGACGCTGTTCTATGTGCTGCTGTTCCTGGCCTTCCGCCTAGTGGCCGACGCCCAATGGTCCAACTTCGCGGCGCTCCTGCTCTCCGCCGTCGCCAATACGACCGTCAACCGCAGCTTCACGTTTGGCCGGACTGGCCCAGCCGGAGCGTTCCGGCACCAATTCCTGGGACTGTTGGTCTTTGCCGTGGGCTGGGTGCTCACTGCGGGCGCATTGTGGGGCATCCACGCCGTTGGCGGCCCCAACAGAACCGTGGAGGTGGTGGCCGTGGTGCTCGCCAACCTGATGGCAACGCTCGTGAAGTTCCTTGCCTTCCGGCTTTGGATCTTCCGAACCCCCGCGGGGACCATCCCAACAGCAATATCAACAACAGCAGCGAGGGAGACAGGCAAATGAGTACCTTCACCAGAGAATCCGCCGTCCACGCCACGCCTCCCACGCCCGATTCCGGCCGTGCCGCAGTCCCGAAGCCGCCGGCTCCCGCCGTGCGGCCGCGCTGGCAACGTCCCTCCGCGGTGGCGCTCATGATCGCCACCGCCTTCCTATACCTCTGGAACCTGAACAATTCGGGCTACGGAAACAGCTTCTATGCCGCGGCGGTGCAGGCCGGCACCAAGAACTGGACCGCCCTGCTCTTCGGCTCGCTCGACGCCGGCAACGCCATCACGGTGGACAAGCCCCCGGCCTCACTGTGGATTCCGGCCCTGCTGGGGCGAGTCTTCGGATTCTCCCCGTGGACGCTCCTGCTGCCGCAGGCCCTCATGGGGGTGGCCGCCGTCGCCCTTCTGTATGCCGCGGTCAAACGCGTCAGCGGCCCCGCAGCCGGGCTGATTGCCGGGGGAGCGCTGGCGGCAACGCCCGTCGCGGCCCTCATGTTCCGCTTCAACAATCCCGACGCCATGCTGACCCTGTGCCTCGTGGCCGCGGCCTACGCCGTGGTCCGGGCCATCGGAAAGCCCGGCTGGCGCTGGCTGGCCCTGGCCGGTGCCCTCATTGGGCTGGCGTTCCTGACCAAGATGCTGCAGGGCTTCCTCACCATCCCCGCACTGGGGCTGGCCTACCTCTGGGCGGCGAACACCACACTGGGCCGGCGGATCGCCCACCTGATGGCAGCCGTCGGCGGAATAGTAGCCGTCTCGGGCGCTTATCTGCTGGCCTTCCAACTGACGCCGGTTTCGGTGCGGCCCTACATGGCCGGCTCCTCGAACAACAGCTTCTGGGACCTGGCCCTGGGTTACAACGGACTGGGCCGGATCCTGGGCGGGAGCGGCAACGGCGGAGGCGGCGGTGCGGGTGCTGGCGGCGGACTTGGCGGTGGCGGAAACACCGGATTTGGCGGGGCCACGGGGATCCTGCGGATGTTTGGCAGTTCCTTCGGTGCCGAGGTCTCCTGGCTGCTGCCGGCGGCCCTGATCGCCCTCGTGGCCGGGCTCTGGTTCACCCGCCGCGCACCACGGACCAGCCAGGTGCGCGCCTCGTTGATCCTCTGGGGCGGCTGGCTCGTGGTCACCGCACTGACCTTCAGCTTCATGGAAGGCACCATCCACCCGTACTACGTGGTGGCGCTGGCGCCGGCCGTGGCAGCGCTGGTGGGGATCGGCGCCGTCGAACTGTGGCGCGGACGGGAACATGCCCCGGCCCGGGTGGTCCTGGCGGTTCTGGTGGCCGGGAGTGCCATCTGGTCGGCCGTGCTGCTGGCCCGCGACCCGTCGTGGCTTCCGTGGTTGAAGTTCGTGGTCATTGCCTGCGGTGTTATTGGCGGGGCGGCCATCATGACGGGGCTGGACCGGTGGCGGGTGGGAGCCTTCAAGGCCGGGGCAAGCATCGCGATTGTGTTCTCTCTGCTGGCCGGGGGCCTGGCGCCGGCCGCCTGGACCCTGGCGACGGCGGCCCAGGGGCACACGGGCTCCATTCCGACGTCGGGCCCGTCCTCCTCGGGGCAGGGCGCCGGACCGGGCGGCGCGGGTGCGGCTGGCGGTGGATCAGGCGGCGCGGGCCTTGGCGGCGCCGGCAACTCCGCGGGCTCGTCCACCGCGCTGTACTCGCTGTTGGAACGGACCACCACCAAGTGGTCGGCAATCATCTCCGGGGCCAGCAGTGCGGCCGATCTTGAGCTCGCCACCGGCACCTCGGTCATCGACCTGGGCGGCTGGAGCGGATCGGACCCGTACCCCACGTTGGCGCAGTTCAAGGCCATGGTGGCCAACGGCGAAGTCAGCTACTTCATCGCCGGCGACATGGGCGGCGGCGGTGCGGGGGCCGGCCAGGGCGGCAGCTCGAGCATTGCCACCTGGGTGGCGCAAAACTACAAGGCCACCACGGTGGGCGGCTCCACCGTCTACAAGCTGGTTGGCTGATGGACGCCCGGCCCGGTTGCCCCTACCAAGCGGCAACCGGGCCGGGTAGTGTTCAAGCCAGAACGCGGCCACGTCGCGTTTACTTACTCACTGTGCGATTCGGAGGGTTCCGCCATGAAAAAACTCATCAATGATCCCAAGGCAGTAGTTGACGAAGCGGTGGAAGGGTTCGGCAAGGCGCACGCCGCCCACGTCACCGTCCACCCCGACCCGTTGTTCATCACCCGCAAGGACGCCCCGAAGCCGGGCAAGGTGGGGCTGATCTCCGGCGGCGGCAGCGGCCACGAACCCCTCCACGCCGGCTATGTGGGCTACGGCATGCTCGACGCCGCGATCCCCGGTGCGGTGTTCACCTCGCCCACCCCCGACCAGATCATTCCGGCGACGGCCGCAGCCAACGCGGGCGCCGGCGTCGTGCACATCGTGAAGAACTACACGGGCGATGTGCTGAACTTCGAAACGGCCGCCGAGATGGCCCAGGCCGACGGCATCGAGGTGCGCACCGTGCTGGTGAACGACGACGTCGCCGTGGAGGACTCCCTGTACACGGCCGGACGGCGCGGCGTGGGCGGCACCGTGCTCGTGGAAAAGATTGCCGGGGCCGCGGCCGAACGCGGTGACGACCTCGACGCCGTGGCCGCCATTGGCCGGCGCGTCAACGACAACGTGCGCACCATGGGCGTGGCCCTGAGTGCCTGCACCGTCCCGCACGCCGGGGTGCCGAGTTTTGAATTGGCCGAGGACGAGATTGAGATCGGCATCGGCATCCACGGCGAACCCGGCCGTCACAAGATCCCCATGGAAAACGCCGACGGCATCACCGACAGGCTGCTCGAACCCATCCTCGCGGACCTGAAGCCGGCAGCGGGGGACAAGGTCCTCTTGTTCGTCAACGGAATGGGCGGCACCCCGGCAAGCGAGCTGTACATCGTGTACCGGCACGCGGCGAAGGTGCTCGAGGACGCCGGGCTGGTGGTGGAACGCTCCCTCGTGGGCAACTACATCACGGCGCTGGAAATGCAGGGCTGCTCCATCTCGGTGCTGCGCCTGGACGACGAAATGACGGCATTGTGGGACGCACCCGTCAACACGCCGGCACTGCGATGGGGGATGTAAATGGCTGACACTCCTGCCGGGAACACCCTTGGCGCGGCCTGGGCGGCGGACTGGCTGCGGCGCAGTGCCGCCGTCGTGGCCGAGAACCGAATGGCGTTGATCGAACTTGACCGGGCCATTGGCGACGGCGACCACGGCGAAAACCTCGACCGCGGCTTCACCGCGATCCTGGCGAAACTGGACGAGGAAACACCCGCGACGCCGGGGGCTGCCTTCAAGATGGCCGCCATGACGCTGATGTCCAAGGTGGGCGGCGCCGCCGGCCCGCTGTACGGCACCGCATTCCTGCGCGCAGCCACCGCTGTGGGCGATGCGCCGGAACTGGATTCCGCGCTGCTGGCGGCCGCACTGACCGCTGCCCGCGACGGCGTCGTGGCCCGCGGCAAGGCCGAAACCGGGGACAAGACCATGATCGACGCCTGGACGCCCGCCGTCGACGCGGCCGTCGCTGCCGCGGGGAACGGGGAAACGCCTGCCGCCGTACTGACCGCCGCCGCGACTGCCGCCGAGGCAGGCGCCGTGGCCACGGATCCGCTCATCGCGCACAAGGGCCGGGCCAGTTATTTGGGGGAGCGGGCCATCGGGCACCGCGACCCCGGCGCTGCGTCGTCCGCGCTGATCCTGCGCGCCGCGGCCCAGGCAGCGGAGAGCGCTGCATGAGCGTCGCATTGGTGATTGTCTCGCACAGCTCCCAACTGGCTGCCGGGGTGGTGGAGCTGGCCGCCCAAATGGCGCCAAACGTCACCCTGCTCGCCGCCGGCGGCACGGACGACGGTGGCATCGGCACGTCCCTGGACAAGGTCATGTCCGCGCTGGAATCAGCCGGGACCGGCGACGGTGTGGTGGTGCTTGCCGATCTGGGCTCGGCCGTCATGACGGCCGAATCGGCACTTGAATTCCTCGGAAACCCCGCGGACATCCTGCTGGCGGACGCCCCCCTCGTGGAAGGTGCCGTTGCCGCGGCCGTCACGGCGCAGGGCGGCGCCGCGCTCGCCGTCGTGGTGAAGGCGGCGGAAACCGCACTTCAGCCGGCAGCGGCCGCTTTGCCGGCGGCCGCCCAGCCTGTCCCGTCCGCCGGTTCCGCGGGGGCCGTGACGGCGTTGTTGAAGCTGATCAACCCCATGGGCCTGCACGCGCGCCCGGCCGCGGTCCTGGCCGGGGAGCTGGGTGCCCTGGATGTGGAGATCGAAATCAACGGCGTGGACGGGCAATCGGTCATGATGCTCATGACCCTGGGCGCCGGTCAGGGCACCGAGCTGGCGGTCAGCGCCACCGGACCCGACGCCGAACGCGCCGTGGACCTGGTCCGCAAAGAAGTGGAGAACGGCTTCGGCGAACTCTGACCCCAACCGTTGAGGGCCCAGATCACCCCGCCAAAAACGGTTGAGAGCCCAGATAATCCCAGGATTATCTGGGCTCTCAACAATGCTGGAGGGGATTATCTGGGCTCTCAACAATGCTGGAGGGGATTATCTGGGCTCTCAACGCGGGGTGATCTGGGCTCTCAACGGGGAAGGTGGTAGCCGTCCGCGGAGTGCTGGGCCAGGCCGTCGGTGACGAGGCCGGCAAGGGCGCGTCGGAGTTGGGGGGCGTGGGTGTTCAGCCCGTGGAGTTTGCCGAGAGCAGCCGCCACGCCGGCCGGGTGTGCCAGGTGTGCCGCGGCGGCGTCCTGCTCGGTGGCCGGACCCCACAGCAGGTCTGCGTGCACGGGCGCCTCCGCGGCACGCAGCACGGCCATGACGGCGCCGCGCACCTGCCGGTCGGTGCCCGCCCACGGCTGGCCCTTGGGAATGTAGGTCGGTTCGGGCTGGCCGGCCTTGATCCAGGCGCACTGCTCCCGGACGGGGCAAAAATCGCATTTGGGGCTCCGCGCCGTACAAATCAAGGCGCCCAGCTCCATGACTCCGGCATTCCATTCGACCGATTCGGCGGGGTCGGCCGGCAGGAGTTCGGCGGCCAGTTTCATTTCCGCGGACGTCAGCGCGGGCGACGGCAGTGCCTGGCCAATGACAAGCCGGGCGTGGACGCGGCGGATGTTGGTGTCCACCACTGTTTCCCGGCGGCCAAAGGCAAAAGCGGCGACGGCGGCCGCCGTGTAGGTGCCAATGCCGGGCAGCGCCAAAAGTTCCTCGAACGTGTCCGGGACCGCGCCGTCGTGCTTTTCCACCATCATGGCGGCGGCCGCGTGCAGGCGCAGGGCCCGGCGCGGGTAGCCCAGCCGGCCCCAGGCGCGCAGCACCTCCGCGGGGGATTCGGCGGCAAAGGCGGCGGGTGTCGGCCAGCGTTCCAGCCACTCCTCCCAGACGGGTTGGACCCGGACCACGGGGGTTTGCTGCAGCATGATCTCGCTGACCAGGACGCCCCAGGGGGAGCAGTCACCCCGCCACGGCAGGTCCCGCGCCGTTTGGCGGAACCATTGCGCCACTTCCTGATGCAAGGTGTCTCCTTTTGCCCTCGATTTGCCGCCCCGTGGGCAGTTCAACTCTAGAACATGCCGGGCAAGATCACAGGTTCGCGCGGCGGCGTGGTTGGTTCGGCGGCGTCCCGGATTTCGCTACTCTGGAAGGGTGGTTACATCAGGAAAAAACGGGCAGGGCGGCGGCGTGCGCCAGCCTGCCCGCAGGCCCAAGGTTTCCGCCAAGGTTTACCGCCGACGGCGCCAAGTTGCGGCCGCGCTGGCGGTCCTGGTGCTCGCGGCGCTGGTTGCGGGCGGGATTGGCCTGGCCGGCCTGATCGCCTCCCGTGGGTCCGGGAAGTCCGACGGCGTGCCCGCGGCCGCCGCTCCGGCAGCCACCACGCAGGCCACCCAATCGCCGGCCAACCCGGTCGCAAAACCCGGCACCCCGGCGTCGGGCGTGTGCGACGAGGCCGGCATCAAGGTCGGCGGCACGGTCGACAAGACCTCCTACCCGTCCGGCCAGGACCCGAAACTCACGCTCAAAGTCACCAACACCGGCAAGTCGCCCTGTGACATCAACGTCGGCACGAGCCAGATGGAATTCAAGGTCACCAGCGGCGACGACACCGTCTTCAACTCGCGGGACTGCCAGGCGGAGTCCACCGACCTCGTGAAGAACCTGCGGCCGGGCGCGTCCGAAACCGCCACCTTCACTTGGAAACGCAACCGCACGGCCCCGGGATGCGCCAAGGGCACCAGCACCGCGGTAAGCGGCGGGGGAGCCACCTACGTATTCGTGGCGACACTGGGCAAATGGTCCAGCGACAAGGTTGTGTTCACGCTGAAATAACCGGCCGCTATTGCGAGGCTGCGGAACTGCCTTGCGCGGAGCTGCTTAGAGGAAGCGGTCCAGCAGGCTGGCTTCGGCAATGCGGGACAGGCCCTCACGCACGGTGCGGGCGCGCAATTCGCCAATCCCGTCAACCACCATGAGCTCGTCGATCGTGGCCGCCATCAGGTTCTGCAGGCCGCCGAAGTGGTCCACCAGGCGTCCGGCCACCGCGCGCGGCACGGCCTTGAGCTCGGACACCAAGCGGTAGCCGCGGGGCTGGATGATCATTTCCAGGGAGTCTGAGGTGGGCAGCCCGACGATCCCGGCAATCAGGTTCAGGTCGATGAGGTCGGCCTGGTCGATCTCCTGCAGGGCGGTGACGGCGGCGTCGACGTCGGTGACGTCCGGATCGGTGTAGTCGCGGATCACCATGTCCGCGCCCGAACCGCGCGTTGCCGACAATTCGTCCAGCTGCAGGGAAAGCAGCCGGCCGTCCGCGCCAAGTTCGAGCACGTACTGGGCGATTTCCTCGGAGATGCGGCGCACCATTTCGTGGCGTTGCAACGTCACGGCGACGTCGCGCACCGTGACCATGGCTTCGATTTCCAGGGCGGAGAGCGAACTCGTCACCTGGTCCAACCGGGCGCGGTAGCGTTCCAGCGTGGCCAGGGCCTGGTTGGCGCGGGCCAGCACCTTTTCCGAACCCTCCAGGACGTAGCGCAGCCCGTCCACGTACAGGGCGATGATCTGCATGGACTGGCTCACCGAAACCACGGGGAGGCCGGTCTGGATGGCGACGCGTTCGGCCGTGCGGTGCCGGGTGCCCGATTCCTGGGTCTCGATGCTGGGGTCCGGCACCAATTGGACGGCGGCGCGCAGGATCTTTGTCACGTCCTTGTCGCACACGATGGCGCCGTCCATCTTGGCCAGTTCACGCAGCCGGGTGGGGGCAAAATCGATGCCGATTTCAAAACCGCCGGAGCAAAGGCTCTCCATGGTCTTGTCCATGCCGAGCACGATCAATGCCCCCGTGCGCCCGCGAAGAATCCGTTCAAGCCCGTCGCGCAGCGGCGTTCCCGGGGCAACACGGGCAAGAGTAGCCTTGAGGGCCTCTTCGGGGCTGCGAAGCATTGACGAATCCTTCTTTTCAAGCGCGGGAATCCGCACAAGTCACAATGCCCATAATAGTGGGAACCGCCCGCATTTGCGGTTATTCGCCCCCGTGCAGCAGCAACTCCGTGGCCTCGGCAATGTGCTCAATCTGCTTGACCGTGAAATTGGGTGGAATGGTCCCGGGCCCGGCCGGGCTCAACGGGACCAGGGCATGGGTGAACCCCAGGCGGTGGGCCTCGTGGATGCGCTGGGTGATGCCCGGGACGGGGCGCACCTCCCCGGCCAGCCCCACCTCGCCAAACGCCACCATTTTGTGGTGCACGGGCTTGTTGATCTTGGCCGAGGCGATGGCCAGGGCAACGGCCAAATCCATGGCCGGTTCGCTCAGTTTGGCCCCGCCCACCGTGGCCACGTAGCTGTCGTCGGAATCCAGGCGCACGCCGGCCCGCTGCTGCAGCACGGCCAGCAGCATGGCGACCCGGGCGGAATCGAGCCCGCTGGTGGTGCGGCGCGGCTGCGAACCCATGGACGGGGCCAGCAGTGACTGCACCTCCGCCAGTAGCGGGCGGCGCCCCTCCATGGTGACGGTGATGCAGGTCCCGGCCACGGGACGGCTGGTGCGGGAGGTGAACAGGCCGCTGGGATCGGCCAGCCCCTCGATGCCGTCATCGGTCAGGTCAAAGCAGCCCACCTCGTCAGTTTGGCCGTACCTGTTCTTCACGGCCCGCAGCAGGCGCAGGCGCGAGTGGCGTTCGCCGTCGAACTGGCACACCACATCCACCAGGTGCTCCAGCAGGCGGGGGCCGGCAATGGAGCCGTCCTTCGTCACGTGCCCCACCAGCAGGGTGGTCATGTTCAGCCGCTTGGCGGCGGCAATGAGCGACGCCG
It encodes the following:
- a CDS encoding glycosyltransferase family 39 protein encodes the protein MSTFTRESAVHATPPTPDSGRAAVPKPPAPAVRPRWQRPSAVALMIATAFLYLWNLNNSGYGNSFYAAAVQAGTKNWTALLFGSLDAGNAITVDKPPASLWIPALLGRVFGFSPWTLLLPQALMGVAAVALLYAAVKRVSGPAAGLIAGGALAATPVAALMFRFNNPDAMLTLCLVAAAYAVVRAIGKPGWRWLALAGALIGLAFLTKMLQGFLTIPALGLAYLWAANTTLGRRIAHLMAAVGGIVAVSGAYLLAFQLTPVSVRPYMAGSSNNSFWDLALGYNGLGRILGGSGNGGGGGAGAGGGLGGGGNTGFGGATGILRMFGSSFGAEVSWLLPAALIALVAGLWFTRRAPRTSQVRASLILWGGWLVVTALTFSFMEGTIHPYYVVALAPAVAALVGIGAVELWRGREHAPARVVLAVLVAGSAIWSAVLLARDPSWLPWLKFVVIACGVIGGAAIMTGLDRWRVGAFKAGASIAIVFSLLAGGLAPAAWTLATAAQGHTGSIPTSGPSSSGQGAGPGGAGAAGGGSGGAGLGGAGNSAGSSTALYSLLERTTTKWSAIISGASSAADLELATGTSVIDLGGWSGSDPYPTLAQFKAMVANGEVSYFIAGDMGGGGAGAGQGGSSSIATWVAQNYKATTVGGSTVYKLVG
- the radA gene encoding DNA repair protein RadA, whose translation is MATKTARSNTGQNFRCTECGWTAVKWVGRCGECQAWGTVEEIGTVVVRTTAATTVVHPAQLISEVDASKAAHNLTGVPELDRVLGGGMVPGAVILLAGEPGVGKSTLLLDVAAKFARNDHGREPQKVLYLTGEESAAQVKLRAERIGAVADTLYLGAETDLGTALGQVEAVQPALLIVDSVQTFSSTLVDGSAGGVSQVREVAASLIAAAKRLNMTTLLVGHVTKDGSIAGPRLLEHLVDVVCQFDGERHSRLRLLRAVKNRYGQTDEVGCFDLTDDGIEGLADPSGLFTSRTSRPVAGTCITVTMEGRRPLLAEVQSLLAPSMGSQPRRTTSGLDSARVAMLLAVLQQRAGVRLDSDDSYVATVGGAKLSEPAMDLAVALAIASAKINKPVHHKMVAFGEVGLAGEVRPVPGITQRIHEAHRLGFTHALVPLSPAGPGTIPPNFTVKQIEHIAEATELLLHGGE
- the dhaM gene encoding dihydroxyacetone kinase phosphoryl donor subunit DhaM; translated protein: MSVALVIVSHSSQLAAGVVELAAQMAPNVTLLAAGGTDDGGIGTSLDKVMSALESAGTGDGVVVLADLGSAVMTAESALEFLGNPADILLADAPLVEGAVAAAVTAQGGAALAVVVKAAETALQPAAAALPAAAQPVPSAGSAGAVTALLKLINPMGLHARPAAVLAGELGALDVEIEINGVDGQSVMMLMTLGAGQGTELAVSATGPDAERAVDLVRKEVENGFGEL
- the dhaK gene encoding dihydroxyacetone kinase subunit DhaK, which gives rise to MKKLINDPKAVVDEAVEGFGKAHAAHVTVHPDPLFITRKDAPKPGKVGLISGGGSGHEPLHAGYVGYGMLDAAIPGAVFTSPTPDQIIPATAAANAGAGVVHIVKNYTGDVLNFETAAEMAQADGIEVRTVLVNDDVAVEDSLYTAGRRGVGGTVLVEKIAGAAAERGDDLDAVAAIGRRVNDNVRTMGVALSACTVPHAGVPSFELAEDEIEIGIGIHGEPGRHKIPMENADGITDRLLEPILADLKPAAGDKVLLFVNGMGGTPASELYIVYRHAAKVLEDAGLVVERSLVGNYITALEMQGCSISVLRLDDEMTALWDAPVNTPALRWGM
- a CDS encoding bifunctional glycosyltransferase family 2/GtrA family protein, yielding MTTTSSPQELLEPRASREPAPQDAPSGQTAGMPHTAPAMVDITIPVYNEERSLESCVRRLHRHLAENFPYTYSITLADNASTDSTLAIATELSREISGVRVLHLGMKGRGHALRTAWLASQSPIVAYMDVDLSTDLNALGTLVAPLVSGHSDLAVGTRLSRTSRVVRGPKREFISRSYNLLLRGFLAAHFSDAQCGFKAIRTDVARQLLPHTLDDAWFFDTELLVLAERCGLRVHEVPVDWTDDPDSKVDIRATAVADLRGMLRISRDLVNGRIPVAELRAAMARKPLADDGAAGRHRLVGQLLRFAMVGLASTLFYVLLFLAFRLVADAQWSNFAALLLSAVANTTVNRSFTFGRTGPAGAFRHQFLGLLVFAVGWVLTAGALWGIHAVGGPNRTVEVVAVVLANLMATLVKFLAFRLWIFRTPAGTIPTAISTTAARETGK
- the dhaL gene encoding dihydroxyacetone kinase subunit DhaL, translating into MADTPAGNTLGAAWAADWLRRSAAVVAENRMALIELDRAIGDGDHGENLDRGFTAILAKLDEETPATPGAAFKMAAMTLMSKVGGAAGPLYGTAFLRAATAVGDAPELDSALLAAALTAARDGVVARGKAETGDKTMIDAWTPAVDAAVAAAGNGETPAAVLTAAATAAEAGAVATDPLIAHKGRASYLGERAIGHRDPGAASSALILRAAAQAAESAA
- a CDS encoding A/G-specific adenine glycosylase, with the protein product MHQEVAQWFRQTARDLPWRGDCSPWGVLVSEIMLQQTPVVRVQPVWEEWLERWPTPAAFAAESPAEVLRAWGRLGYPRRALRLHAAAAMMVEKHDGAVPDTFEELLALPGIGTYTAAAVAAFAFGRRETVVDTNIRRVHARLVIGQALPSPALTSAEMKLAAELLPADPAESVEWNAGVMELGALICTARSPKCDFCPVREQCAWIKAGQPEPTYIPKGQPWAGTDRQVRGAVMAVLRAAEAPVHADLLWGPATEQDAAAAHLAHPAGVAAALGKLHGLNTHAPQLRRALAGLVTDGLAQHSADGYHLPR
- the disA gene encoding DNA integrity scanning diadenylate cyclase DisA; the encoded protein is MLRSPEEALKATLARVAPGTPLRDGLERILRGRTGALIVLGMDKTMESLCSGGFEIGIDFAPTRLRELAKMDGAIVCDKDVTKILRAAVQLVPDPSIETQESGTRHRTAERVAIQTGLPVVSVSQSMQIIALYVDGLRYVLEGSEKVLARANQALATLERYRARLDQVTSSLSALEIEAMVTVRDVAVTLQRHEMVRRISEEIAQYVLELGADGRLLSLQLDELSATRGSGADMVIRDYTDPDVTDVDAAVTALQEIDQADLIDLNLIAGIVGLPTSDSLEMIIQPRGYRLVSELKAVPRAVAGRLVDHFGGLQNLMAATIDELMVVDGIGELRARTVREGLSRIAEASLLDRFL